A window of Granulicella arctica genomic DNA:
ACAGATTCAGGAGCATGTAGCGCGTTGCCGCGACCTCCGCCAGGAGCACCTCGCTCGTGTCCGGAGTCGGCCGCGCAGCCTCAAGAGCAACATCGCGGAGCCACGCTGCGAGCTGCTTGCCAGAGCGCTTAGCCGCGAACTCGATCTCGTCCAGCTCTTCAGCGGAGAGTCGAGTCGCTACTGTTTTAGCGCGGGGAAGGTTCCGAGCTTCTGGGTCGGGGATCGTCTGGGAGCTTGAAACAGGGCCTGTGCGGGGAGTGCTCAAAAGGTACCGCCTTCGAAACCAACGTAAGGCGAATCCCTGTGAGCCGTCAAGCCTGTAAACGGCTCTTCTAGAGTATCCCTCCTAGAATGAATATGTTTACGC
This region includes:
- a CDS encoding plasmid mobilization protein codes for the protein MSTPRTGPVSSSQTIPDPEARNLPRAKTVATRLSAEELDEIEFAAKRSGKQLAAWLRDVALEAARPTPDTSEVLLAEVAATRYMLLNLFHASATATQDGAHLTPETVLKIRETADSRKQQTARKLLQDFAAAEEKNGGKR